From a region of the Acidicapsa acidisoli genome:
- a CDS encoding DUF1349 domain-containing protein, with protein sequence MDRRRFIEDSLLVTAGSVLFDQAMDAAIASSPHDNLFARMTWMNEPASSKITGEQMVVRSRPKTDFWQKTFDGYVADNGHFYHLSVPGEFTFTARFNGKYATLYDQAGLMVRLDSENWMRCGTEFLEGKRFASVVFTRTYSDGSTMPDLSETDPVWWRVIRKKDSIETLCSLNGVQFTSVRMGYFQPSRPVEVGIMCAAPSGQGFEATFEDLKLQTVST encoded by the coding sequence ATGGACAGGCGGAGATTCATCGAAGATTCCTTGTTGGTTACCGCGGGATCGGTGTTATTCGATCAGGCAATGGACGCGGCAATTGCCTCGTCACCTCATGACAACTTGTTTGCACGCATGACATGGATGAACGAACCCGCTTCTTCCAAGATCACCGGAGAGCAGATGGTGGTTCGGAGCCGGCCAAAAACGGATTTCTGGCAAAAGACATTCGATGGCTATGTCGCCGATAACGGCCACTTCTATCACCTCTCTGTGCCCGGAGAGTTTACCTTCACAGCCCGTTTCAATGGCAAGTATGCAACGCTCTACGATCAGGCGGGACTGATGGTCAGGTTGGACAGTGAAAACTGGATGCGATGCGGCACCGAGTTCCTTGAGGGAAAGCGATTCGCGAGCGTAGTTTTCACACGCACCTATTCCGACGGATCTACGATGCCGGATCTCTCTGAGACAGACCCTGTCTGGTGGCGGGTTATCCGCAAGAAGGATTCCATTGAGACGCTCTGTTCGCTCAACGGCGTTCAATTCACTTCTGTTCGTATGGGATATTTCCAGCCGAGTCGACCAGTAGAGGTGGGAATTATGTGCGCTGCTCCGAGCGGCCAGGGATTTGAAGCTACATTCGAAGATCTGAAACTGCAAACAGTCTCAACTTAG
- a CDS encoding Uma2 family endonuclease, whose translation MATALISNRISVEEYRKTSANPDCEYVRGVIKERAVGELDHASWQAALVRWFSEHNSAWNIRVYPELRVQVAADNFRVPDVTILSRGAPREQIVTQPPLAVFEILSPTDTMTEMLDRLADYQQMGIPAIWVIEPKKPSYYLYSSGQLTPATTFELPGGSFQVALSEIAALAD comes from the coding sequence ATGGCCACAGCTCTGATCTCAAATCGGATTTCCGTCGAAGAGTACCGGAAAACCTCCGCCAACCCCGACTGCGAGTACGTCCGCGGAGTCATCAAGGAGCGCGCTGTGGGCGAACTCGATCACGCATCCTGGCAGGCGGCCCTTGTTCGCTGGTTCAGCGAACATAACTCCGCCTGGAACATCCGCGTTTACCCCGAACTGCGTGTCCAGGTAGCCGCCGACAACTTCCGCGTTCCCGACGTCACCATCCTCAGCCGAGGCGCCCCGCGAGAGCAGATCGTCACCCAGCCTCCCTTGGCCGTCTTCGAAATCCTTTCCCCGACAGACACGATGACCGAAATGCTGGATCGGCTGGCCGACTACCAGCAGATGGGCATCCCAGCCATTTGGGTTATCGAGCCGAAAAAACCGTCCTATTATCTCTACTCAAGCGGCCAGCTTACCCCGGCAACCACCTTCGAGCTTCCAGGCGGCAGCTTCCAGGTAGCCTTGAGCGAAATAGCCGCCCTAGCCGACTAA
- a CDS encoding type II toxin-antitoxin system RelE/ParE family toxin: protein MREWLLGLPEEERQSIGRDLLRAQWQWPVGMPLCRPMGRGLWEIRTDMPTKRTARVLICPHRDHLVALHGFIKKTRTTPEDDLELARRRQKELGQ from the coding sequence GTGAGAGAGTGGTTGCTGGGGCTGCCTGAAGAGGAGCGTCAGTCAATCGGGCGAGACCTGCTGCGGGCGCAATGGCAGTGGCCAGTTGGAATGCCGCTATGCCGTCCGATGGGGAGAGGGTTGTGGGAGATTCGCACGGATATGCCGACGAAGCGAACTGCGCGAGTACTGATCTGTCCGCATCGCGATCACCTGGTCGCATTGCATGGATTCATTAAGAAGACGCGGACCACGCCGGAGGATGATTTGGAATTGGCGCGCAGGCGTCAGAAGGAGTTAGGGCAATGA
- a CDS encoding helix-turn-helix domain-containing protein, with protein sequence MSDQHMGSSIDDFMKEEGIFEEAQAQAVKEVVAWQLAEAMRVQKISKNRMATLLKTSRSQVDRLLDPTSDITLASLQRAAVMVGRRVSIELV encoded by the coding sequence ATGAGCGATCAACATATGGGTTCGAGCATTGATGATTTCATGAAGGAAGAAGGCATCTTTGAGGAGGCGCAGGCGCAGGCTGTGAAGGAGGTTGTTGCGTGGCAGCTTGCCGAAGCTATGCGGGTGCAGAAGATCTCCAAGAACAGGATGGCGACTTTGCTTAAGACGAGCAGGTCGCAGGTGGATCGGCTGCTTGATCCGACGAGTGATATTACGCTTGCGAGCCTGCAGCGGGCCGCTGTGATGGTTGGGCGGCGGGTTTCGATTGAGCTTGTTTAG
- the acs gene encoding acetate--CoA ligase: protein MASQSVTKVLSQDLESTLREDRVFPPPPEFAAAANIPSLEAYESLYARSIADPESFWAEAASELHWFEKWTKVLDWNLPNAKWFVDGKINLSYNCVDRHALSDRANKTAIIWEGEPYGSDGTSQIRKLTYAELHAEVQKFANALKSLGIKKGDRVAVYMGMTPELAIALLACARIGAIHSVIFGGFAANAIADRVNDSQCVAILTQDTSYRRGAQIQLKKTVDEALANTPSVQHVVVLKRSGAEVAMQQGRDHWWHDLVAKADPTCLAEPLDSEDPLYILYTSGTTGKPKGLVHTTGGYAVQTYLTTKYVFDLGNPNHPDDVYWCTADIGWVTGHSYVVYGPLQNGATVLMYEGAPNHPDFSRFWKIIDDHRVTIFYTAPTAIRAFIKWGNEHVEKHGLDSLRLLGTVGEPINPESWMWYRERVGQSRCPIVDTWWQTETGAIMIAPIPGAVPTKPGSATRPFFGIQPEVVTREGDPVPAGSGGLLVIRKPWPSMARTIYGDHERYQKTYWSDVPGCYFTGDGARKDADGYYWLMGRVDDVLNVSGHRLGTMEVESALVAHPKVAEAAVVGRPDDLKGQAVVAFVTLESAHNSAATTPEALAALKEELKKWVSKEIGSLARPEEIRFTDALPKTRSGKIMRRLLRELATHGTIQGDTTTLEDFQVIAKLRESEEG from the coding sequence ATGGCCTCGCAATCTGTCACCAAAGTACTTAGCCAGGACCTCGAATCCACCCTCCGCGAAGACCGCGTCTTTCCCCCTCCGCCCGAGTTCGCCGCCGCAGCCAACATCCCATCGCTCGAAGCCTACGAATCCCTCTACGCCCGCTCCATCGCCGACCCCGAGAGCTTCTGGGCCGAAGCCGCCAGCGAACTCCACTGGTTCGAAAAATGGACCAAAGTCCTCGACTGGAACCTCCCCAACGCCAAATGGTTCGTCGACGGCAAAATCAACCTGAGCTACAACTGCGTAGACCGCCACGCCCTTAGCGACCGCGCCAATAAAACGGCCATCATCTGGGAAGGCGAACCCTATGGCTCTGACGGAACCAGTCAAATCCGCAAGCTCACCTACGCCGAACTCCACGCCGAAGTCCAGAAATTCGCCAACGCCCTGAAATCCCTCGGCATCAAAAAAGGCGACCGCGTAGCCGTCTACATGGGCATGACCCCCGAACTGGCCATCGCCCTGCTCGCCTGCGCCCGCATCGGAGCCATCCACTCCGTCATCTTCGGCGGATTCGCCGCCAACGCCATCGCCGACCGCGTCAACGACAGCCAGTGCGTCGCCATCCTGACGCAGGACACCAGCTACCGCCGCGGCGCCCAGATCCAGCTCAAAAAGACCGTAGACGAAGCCCTCGCGAACACCCCATCCGTCCAGCACGTAGTCGTCCTGAAGCGCAGCGGCGCTGAAGTCGCCATGCAGCAAGGCCGCGACCACTGGTGGCACGACCTCGTAGCCAAAGCCGACCCCACCTGCCTCGCCGAGCCACTCGACAGCGAAGACCCGCTCTACATCCTCTACACCAGCGGCACCACCGGCAAACCAAAAGGCCTCGTCCACACCACCGGCGGATACGCCGTCCAGACCTACCTCACCACCAAGTACGTCTTCGACCTCGGCAACCCCAACCACCCCGACGACGTCTACTGGTGCACCGCCGACATCGGCTGGGTCACCGGACACTCCTACGTCGTCTACGGCCCGCTCCAGAACGGCGCAACTGTCCTCATGTACGAGGGCGCGCCCAACCACCCCGACTTCTCCCGCTTCTGGAAGATCATCGACGACCACCGCGTCACCATCTTCTACACCGCACCCACCGCCATCCGCGCCTTCATCAAGTGGGGCAACGAACACGTAGAAAAGCACGGGCTCGATTCGCTCCGTCTCCTGGGCACCGTAGGCGAACCCATCAACCCCGAATCCTGGATGTGGTATCGCGAGCGGGTCGGCCAGAGTCGCTGCCCCATCGTCGATACCTGGTGGCAGACCGAGACCGGAGCCATCATGATCGCCCCTATCCCCGGCGCAGTCCCCACCAAACCCGGCTCCGCCACGCGCCCCTTCTTCGGCATCCAGCCCGAGGTCGTCACCCGCGAAGGCGACCCAGTCCCAGCCGGCAGTGGAGGCCTGTTAGTCATCCGCAAACCCTGGCCCAGCATGGCCCGCACCATCTACGGCGACCACGAACGCTACCAGAAAACCTATTGGTCCGACGTCCCCGGCTGCTACTTCACCGGCGACGGAGCGCGCAAAGACGCCGACGGCTATTACTGGCTCATGGGCCGCGTCGACGACGTCCTGAACGTCAGCGGACACCGCCTCGGCACCATGGAGGTGGAATCCGCCCTGGTAGCCCACCCCAAAGTAGCCGAAGCCGCCGTAGTAGGCCGCCCCGACGACCTAAAAGGTCAGGCCGTAGTAGCCTTCGTAACTCTGGAGTCAGCCCATAACTCAGCCGCCACCACCCCCGAAGCCCTGGCAGCTCTCAAAGAAGAACTGAAAAAGTGGGTAAGTAAAGAGATAGGCTCCCTCGCCCGGCCGGAAGAGATAAGATTCACCGACGCCCTGCCCAAAACCAGAAGCGGCAAAATCATGCGCCGCCTCCTACGCGAGTTAGCCACCCACGGCACCATCCAAGGCGACACAACAACACTGGAAGACTTCCAAGTAATAGCCAAACTCCGCGAATCCGAAGAAGGCTAG
- a CDS encoding aryl-sulfate sulfotransferase produces the protein MPEQIAKMSNWGPSVADGIYPQRDPLKHQFGMTTRLIFLCAGLSAASLVGCGGGSKGDFTLEVAPATITVVPGGPAQTFTVGASPVNGFKGSVALTVGSLPTGVTASPTSLTITPGTLMQVSVTASSTAVAGSASIALSGTSGTLTHSASSSLTVAPLPPPVVADFALEVAPSTITLVPGGAAQTLTVGASPINGFTGSVALAVGSLPAGVTATPTTSTITPGMLMLVSVTASSTAAVGTTNIALNGTSGALSHSGFSTLTVTPPPAPVTTAALSTASFSFGNNLVNNSLTQTVVLVTNTGSDTLMMSPTLSGDPSYSIVSSQSCGSQLAAAASCDVVVKYTPTTPSAPKTQDAVLNMGFGDVPAGTPQTVAITGISAALTAGQVTATNNPQVALYTMTLPFPGSMTVNFGTTTAYGFTTWSQSTDTAGGKVSILVAGMKAVTAYHMQAVVTLSNGVTASDADHSVTTGAVPANMVISLTAGAMPGMTPQPGLEMLNPLSGTPTGVIVTDLSGNVLWTYANPGSGANFIDGVKMLPDGDLLMTIGASSGAPLSGPIPDGTFLEMREVDLAGNTVREISIADLNAELATATCAECGVVIDTFHHDVEPLPNGHWLVLGNTIRQLSSTSKPPLTNAAPQSVLGDVIVDLDQNLQPVWVWNEFNHLDPNRHPLQFPDWTHTNAIVYSPDDGNILVSMRHQNWVVKVDYANGTGKGDILWHLGEGGDFTLQGGTDPTDWEYAQHGPGFFSPNTSGVFSLGLMDNGDDRIFPSTVKCGSAGAPPCLYTTIPVFQIDETAKTANLTFHQILPSTLYSFFGGNTDQLQNGNVEYDLCGLGTRHGSDVYEVTQESTPQTVWSMHVTGTNLYRAFRIPSFYPGVQW, from the coding sequence ATGCCAGAGCAAATTGCGAAAATGAGTAATTGGGGCCCTTCTGTTGCGGATGGCATCTACCCCCAGCGCGATCCTCTGAAACATCAATTCGGGATGACAACGCGATTGATTTTCCTATGTGCTGGGCTTTCCGCTGCTTCTCTGGTTGGATGTGGTGGCGGAAGCAAGGGTGACTTCACTCTGGAAGTCGCGCCTGCAACCATCACCGTCGTTCCCGGCGGCCCAGCGCAGACATTTACGGTTGGAGCTTCACCGGTGAATGGCTTCAAAGGAAGTGTCGCTCTTACAGTGGGCTCTCTTCCCACAGGCGTCACGGCATCGCCGACTAGTTTAACCATTACTCCGGGCACTCTAATGCAGGTCAGCGTCACCGCGTCTTCCACGGCTGTGGCCGGTTCCGCCAGCATTGCCCTCTCTGGAACTTCCGGAACTCTCACGCACAGCGCCTCCTCCTCGCTGACGGTCGCGCCACTCCCGCCGCCGGTCGTCGCTGACTTCGCGCTCGAAGTCGCGCCGTCGACCATCACTCTTGTCCCAGGCGGCGCCGCGCAGACACTTACGGTTGGAGCTTCCCCGATAAATGGCTTCACTGGAAGCGTTGCTCTTGCAGTTGGCTCTCTTCCGGCAGGCGTGACGGCAACGCCGACGACTTCAACCATTACTCCCGGCATGTTGATGCTGGTCAGCGTGACCGCATCTTCCACGGCTGCGGTCGGCACCACCAACATTGCCCTGAATGGAACTTCGGGGGCTCTTTCACACAGCGGCTTCTCTACCCTGACCGTCACGCCTCCGCCGGCCCCTGTCACAACTGCTGCCTTGAGCACGGCGTCGTTTAGTTTTGGCAACAATCTGGTCAACAACAGCCTGACCCAAACTGTTGTTCTAGTCACGAATACCGGGTCGGATACTTTGATGATGAGTCCGACCCTATCCGGGGATCCAAGCTATTCGATTGTCTCCAGCCAATCGTGCGGTAGTCAGCTCGCCGCCGCTGCCAGTTGCGATGTCGTGGTGAAATACACGCCTACGACGCCGTCCGCCCCCAAAACGCAGGATGCCGTCTTGAATATGGGCTTTGGAGACGTACCGGCTGGGACTCCGCAAACTGTGGCGATTACAGGAATATCGGCAGCGCTGACCGCAGGTCAGGTAACGGCTACGAATAATCCGCAGGTCGCGCTTTACACAATGACCTTACCTTTTCCGGGAAGCATGACGGTCAATTTCGGCACCACCACAGCCTACGGATTCACAACATGGTCGCAGTCCACTGACACGGCAGGCGGTAAGGTGAGCATTCTCGTTGCGGGCATGAAGGCCGTCACCGCTTACCATATGCAGGCCGTTGTGACACTTTCAAACGGAGTGACGGCGAGCGATGCGGACCATTCCGTCACAACCGGTGCTGTACCCGCGAATATGGTCATCAGTCTAACGGCGGGCGCCATGCCAGGAATGACACCACAACCGGGGCTCGAGATGTTGAACCCACTGAGCGGAACACCTACCGGAGTGATTGTGACCGATCTCTCCGGAAACGTGCTCTGGACTTACGCGAACCCTGGGAGCGGTGCGAATTTCATTGACGGCGTCAAGATGCTTCCAGACGGGGATCTGCTGATGACGATCGGCGCGAGTTCGGGAGCTCCGCTCAGCGGCCCAATACCTGATGGAACCTTCCTGGAAATGCGCGAAGTTGACCTGGCCGGAAACACGGTCCGCGAAATCAGCATTGCCGATCTGAATGCAGAATTGGCCACTGCAACTTGCGCCGAATGCGGAGTGGTCATTGATACCTTTCACCACGATGTGGAACCGCTGCCCAATGGCCATTGGCTGGTGTTGGGCAACACAATCCGGCAGCTATCGAGTACCAGCAAGCCGCCGTTGACGAATGCAGCGCCACAATCCGTGTTAGGCGATGTGATTGTGGATCTGGATCAGAATCTCCAGCCTGTCTGGGTCTGGAACGAATTCAATCATCTTGACCCCAACCGGCACCCCTTGCAGTTTCCCGACTGGACACACACAAATGCCATCGTGTACTCACCGGACGACGGGAACATCCTGGTTTCGATGCGGCATCAAAACTGGGTAGTAAAAGTGGACTACGCGAACGGCACGGGTAAGGGCGATATCCTCTGGCATTTGGGCGAAGGCGGAGACTTTACTCTTCAAGGTGGAACAGATCCGACCGATTGGGAATATGCTCAGCACGGTCCCGGATTTTTCAGCCCGAACACGAGCGGCGTTTTCTCGCTTGGATTGATGGACAATGGAGATGACCGCATCTTTCCATCGACTGTCAAATGTGGCTCTGCGGGAGCCCCACCGTGTCTCTACACAACTATCCCTGTCTTTCAGATCGATGAGACCGCAAAAACGGCTAATCTGACCTTCCATCAGATACTTCCCTCTACCCTCTACAGCTTCTTTGGAGGCAACACGGATCAACTCCAGAATGGGAACGTCGAATACGACCTATGCGGTCTTGGAACCCGTCACGGCTCCGATGTGTACGAAGTAACGCAAGAGAGCACTCCGCAGACGGTCTGGAGTATGCACGTCACCGGCACGAATCTGTACCGCGCCTTCCGCATTCCGAGCTTCTACCCAGGAGTGCAATGGTAA
- a CDS encoding zinc dependent phospholipase C family protein, translating into MRILVILCFFTASQNAPAYSVLTHEQIVDLLWKSQIRPILLARYPGTTDDQMRQAHAYAYGGCLIQDIGYYPFGNHFFSDLTHYVRSGDFVSNMLSEAEKSGDINQYAFALGSLAHYASDIAGHPAVNKAVADYFPKLRAKYGDIVTYEDNHSAHIRTEFGFDVVQVAKDRFTSQAFHDFIGFEVSKPLLEKTVLATYGLPLETIFPNFDMAVGSFRYSVSRLIPQMTRVALAMKKDEIVKEDPTMTRKRFLYHLKVSQYRREWGRTYQRPNFGDRLLAFIISILPKIGPLKTLDFKMPTPSTENLYMQSVNNSATQYGDDLTAIQTNALNLENKDFDTGKETKAGEYALTDATYADLLNKLAGNHFANLTPDLQTNILAFYKDPQPPAFAAKNPAKWSKTRSNLAQLQAFQTSSVTSH; encoded by the coding sequence GTGCGCATCCTGGTTATCCTGTGCTTCTTCACGGCAAGCCAGAATGCTCCGGCCTACTCTGTCCTGACCCACGAGCAAATCGTCGATCTCCTCTGGAAATCCCAGATCCGCCCAATTCTTCTCGCCCGCTATCCCGGCACCACGGACGACCAGATGCGCCAGGCTCATGCCTATGCCTATGGCGGCTGCCTCATTCAGGACATCGGCTACTATCCCTTCGGCAACCACTTCTTCAGCGATCTCACCCACTACGTCCGCAGCGGCGACTTCGTCAGCAACATGCTCTCTGAGGCCGAGAAATCAGGCGACATCAACCAGTACGCCTTCGCCCTCGGGTCCCTCGCTCACTACGCTTCCGACATCGCCGGCCATCCCGCCGTCAACAAAGCAGTCGCAGACTACTTTCCCAAGCTCCGCGCCAAATACGGCGACATCGTCACCTACGAAGACAACCACAGCGCCCACATCCGCACCGAATTCGGGTTCGACGTCGTCCAGGTCGCCAAAGACCGCTTCACCTCCCAGGCCTTTCACGACTTCATCGGGTTCGAAGTCTCAAAGCCCCTCCTCGAAAAGACCGTGCTCGCCACCTACGGCCTGCCCCTGGAGACAATCTTCCCCAATTTCGACATGGCGGTCGGCAGCTTCCGCTACTCCGTCAGCCGCCTCATCCCGCAGATGACCCGCGTGGCCCTGGCCATGAAAAAAGACGAAATAGTCAAAGAAGATCCGACCATGACCCGCAAACGCTTTCTCTATCACCTCAAAGTAAGCCAATACCGCCGCGAATGGGGCAGAACCTACCAACGCCCCAACTTCGGCGACCGCCTCCTGGCCTTTATCATTTCTATACTTCCTAAAATCGGTCCATTAAAGACACTCGATTTCAAAATGCCCACCCCATCCACCGAAAATCTCTATATGCAAAGCGTCAATAACTCAGCCACGCAATATGGCGACGACCTGACCGCAATCCAGACCAACGCTCTGAATCTGGAGAACAAAGACTTCGACACTGGCAAAGAAACCAAAGCCGGCGAATACGCTCTAACCGATGCCACCTACGCCGATCTCCTCAATAAACTCGCAGGCAATCACTTCGCCAATCTCACGCCCGATCTCCAGACCAACATCCTGGCTTTCTACAAAGATCCGCAACCGCCCGCATTCGCCGCCAAAAATCCCGCCAAGTGGTCAAAAACGCGTAGTAATCTAGCCCAGCTCCAGGCATTTCAGACTTCCTCAGTCACATCCCATTGA
- the serB gene encoding phosphoserine phosphatase SerB produces the protein MKETMQEFENDWVITVIGRTDVEHALGPVVDVVKEQGLELDRIEALSSVMPGGRIETVEGEPGYACAEIWACGTVANDAGMRAELMALADQLAVDIAFQRVSEYRQERRLFVFDMDSTLIQGETIDELAKMAGVGDQVVAITASAMRGEIQFQESFRRRVGLLKGLPEARVLEVVDRIPLMEGAERLFRALRARGAKTAILSGGFTFFGAVLQEKLGVDFVHANELDVRDGIVTGEVRGRIVDGAYKAELLVEIARREGIPLEQVVAVGDGANDLPMLGLAGMGVAFHAKPVVRASARFSMTHVGLDGLLYLLGVPDRGWA, from the coding sequence ATGAAGGAGACGATGCAGGAATTCGAGAATGACTGGGTAATTACGGTAATCGGCCGCACCGATGTGGAGCACGCGCTGGGGCCGGTAGTGGACGTTGTGAAGGAGCAGGGGCTGGAACTGGACCGGATCGAAGCACTATCGAGTGTGATGCCGGGCGGACGGATTGAGACCGTTGAAGGCGAACCGGGATACGCGTGCGCGGAAATCTGGGCCTGCGGGACTGTCGCGAATGACGCCGGCATGAGGGCCGAGCTTATGGCGCTCGCGGACCAGTTGGCCGTAGATATCGCGTTTCAGCGTGTGAGCGAGTATCGCCAGGAGCGGCGGCTGTTTGTTTTCGATATGGACTCAACGCTGATTCAGGGGGAGACGATCGACGAGCTGGCCAAGATGGCTGGCGTAGGTGATCAGGTGGTCGCGATTACAGCTTCGGCGATGCGAGGGGAGATCCAGTTTCAGGAGAGCTTTCGGCGGCGCGTGGGACTGCTGAAGGGATTGCCGGAGGCGCGGGTGCTTGAGGTCGTGGATCGCATTCCGCTGATGGAGGGTGCGGAGCGGCTGTTTCGGGCGCTTAGGGCGCGCGGGGCGAAGACGGCGATTCTTTCTGGCGGATTTACTTTCTTTGGCGCGGTTTTGCAGGAGAAGCTGGGGGTGGATTTCGTCCATGCCAACGAGTTGGATGTGCGGGATGGAATTGTGACCGGCGAGGTGCGTGGGCGGATTGTGGATGGGGCTTATAAGGCTGAGCTGCTGGTTGAGATTGCGCGACGCGAGGGAATTCCGCTGGAGCAGGTGGTGGCGGTTGGGGACGGGGCGAATGATCTGCCAATGCTAGGGCTTGCCGGGATGGGGGTTGCGTTCCATGCCAAGCCGGTGGTGCGGGCGAGTGCGAGGTTTTCGATGACGCATGTTGGGTTGGATGGGTTGTTGTATCTGCTGGGCGTGCCGGATCGGGGGTGGGCGTGA
- a CDS encoding BrnA antitoxin family protein, producing MSTSGTGLVKFKLDPRNPPTMTPEQLQALRDLSDENIDLSDIPDQSNNTAWRRVSELIPEENKQQITLRLDADILAFFKSTGKRYQSRINAALREYMFAHRG from the coding sequence ATGAGTACATCCGGTACTGGTCTGGTCAAGTTTAAACTCGATCCCAGGAATCCGCCGACGATGACGCCGGAGCAGCTCCAGGCGTTGCGTGATCTAAGCGATGAAAATATCGACTTAAGCGACATCCCCGATCAAAGCAACAACACCGCGTGGCGTCGAGTCTCTGAGCTAATTCCCGAAGAGAACAAGCAGCAGATCACCCTGCGCCTCGACGCCGATATCCTTGCTTTCTTCAAGAGCACCGGCAAACGCTACCAGAGCCGCATCAATGCCGCCCTCCGCGAATATATGTTCGCCCATCGCGGCTAG
- a CDS encoding BrnT family toxin, translated as MIDFEWDPAKAEANLRKHGVTFEFATAVFLDPDRIEELDQNYVDEERWIVTGRVEQFVLVVIFTLRDESIRIISARKGIRNEYIRYWSGQV; from the coding sequence ATGATAGATTTCGAGTGGGACCCGGCAAAGGCCGAAGCAAACCTGCGCAAGCACGGCGTGACCTTTGAATTCGCCACTGCCGTGTTTCTTGATCCTGACCGAATTGAGGAACTGGATCAGAATTACGTCGACGAGGAAAGATGGATAGTAACCGGCAGAGTCGAGCAGTTTGTTCTGGTGGTCATCTTCACCCTGCGCGATGAAAGCATTCGGATCATTTCAGCAAGGAAGGGAATTCGCAATGAGTACATCCGGTACTGGTCTGGTCAAGTTTAA
- the galE gene encoding UDP-glucose 4-epimerase GalE — MKIMVTGGAGYVGGTVSALLVARGHQVVVVDNLCHARRQQVPAGVEFVEADIADRPRIEGLFRQATAENVPFDGVLHFAALIEAGESMKYPEVYFRNNTASTLALLESILAAGPKRIVFSSTAAVYGEPEAVPIPEAAALRPTNTYGESKLLVEHMLGWFHRIHGLRSASLRYFNVAGAPEVGGKGTGNIVSGEAHEPESHLIPLVLDVALGRRSSIKIFGDDYPTHDGTCVRDYIHVGDLADAHLLALEALESDRAAEHRLIYNLGNGAGFTVKEVIDSVRRATGHPIPVELCPRRPGDPAFLIASSEKAIAELGWKPNYPQIDEIIRTAWIWHQKRHSK; from the coding sequence ATGAAGATTATGGTCACCGGCGGTGCCGGATACGTGGGTGGAACCGTTTCGGCTCTATTAGTGGCGCGTGGACATCAGGTCGTGGTCGTCGATAATCTCTGCCACGCCCGTCGCCAACAGGTTCCCGCAGGCGTCGAGTTCGTTGAAGCCGACATCGCCGATCGCCCTCGCATCGAGGGCCTCTTTCGCCAGGCAACCGCTGAAAACGTTCCCTTTGACGGCGTGCTCCATTTCGCCGCGCTCATCGAAGCAGGCGAGTCGATGAAATACCCCGAAGTTTACTTCCGTAACAACACTGCCTCGACGCTGGCTTTGCTCGAATCCATTCTCGCCGCTGGACCTAAACGCATTGTTTTCAGTTCCACAGCCGCCGTTTACGGCGAACCGGAAGCTGTTCCCATCCCGGAAGCCGCCGCCCTTCGCCCTACCAACACCTATGGCGAATCCAAGCTCCTTGTCGAACACATGCTCGGCTGGTTCCATCGCATCCACGGACTGCGCTCCGCCTCGCTGCGCTACTTTAACGTCGCCGGCGCTCCTGAAGTCGGCGGGAAGGGAACCGGCAACATCGTCAGCGGAGAAGCCCACGAGCCCGAGTCGCATCTGATCCCGCTCGTCCTCGACGTAGCCCTCGGCCGCCGCTCTTCTATCAAGATCTTCGGCGACGACTACCCCACCCACGACGGCACCTGCGTCCGCGACTATATCCACGTCGGCGACCTGGCCGACGCCCATCTGCTAGCCCTCGAAGCCTTAGAATCCGATCGCGCCGCTGAGCACCGACTCATCTACAACCTCGGCAACGGAGCCGGTTTCACCGTAAAAGAGGTCATCGACTCCGTCCGCCGCGCCACGGGCCACCCCATCCCCGTCGAACTCTGCCCCCGACGCCCCGGTGACCCGGCATTCCTCATCGCCAGCAGCGAAAAAGCCATCGCCGAACTGGGCTGGAAGCCCAATTACCCCCAAATCGACGAAATCATCCGCACCGCCTGGATCTGGCACCAGAAACGACACAGCAAATAA